CGGGTCCGGCGCGGCGACGCCGCTATACTGGTGCCGATGCGCCTTCAGGCCGTGCGCCGGCCCTCCCGCAGCCATGGCGGAACGCCCCCGATCCCGCCGGCCGAGCGCGGCGGCGCACGGCGGCGCACGGGCGCGGCCGCCTGCGGTTGGTTGGCGGTGGCGCTGTTGACCGCGCTCGCAGCCGGCGTCGCCTGCAGCCCTGGCTCCGCAAAGACGCGGCCCGCCGCCACGATCGCTCCCAGGGATGGCCCGGCTGCGGGCAGCACGCCGATCGCGACCGACGACATCCCCGCCAGTTTCCTCGCCGGCGAGCCGCAGAGCGCGCCCGCCGGCGAACGCATCCAGCTCTTCTCTCCCCCACCGGCGCGGCCCCGCGCCACGCCCGCCACCCCGCAGCCCACCCCGGATATCGCTCGCATCGCGGCGGATGCCGGCTTCCCGCTCTATGCCCTTTCCGCGCCCCGCGCCGAGTTCGCGCCCGTGCAGTTGCGCGAGTCCACGGCGCCGGAACCGGCCGGCCGGGGCGTTTCCTTGTTGGCCGTACAGTATCGCCAGCCGGCCGCCGCCGGCGGCGGCCTCGTGATTGTGCAGAGCAGCCCCGGCGCGGGCGCCGTGCCCGCGCGCGACGACCTCGACGACGCGCTCGACGCCGTTCGCTTGCACAGCCGCCTCGCCGGCACGCCGGCGGCCGGCGACCCGCTGGCCGATCCGGCCGCGGCGCTGGCGACGCTCGGCTGCCCCGTGCACACCGCGCTCTCGGTGCAGATCGAGGGTCAGGCCCGCCGTGCGGACCTGGTGAGCTGGCCGGGCGCGCCGGAAGTCCTGCTGCTGCGTGTGGAGGCCGGGGCAACCGAGGTTGTGATTGAAGCGGGCCGCCTCTCGCGCGCGGCCCTGCTGGCGCTGCCGCCACGGCTGGCGGCGCTGCAACGCACGCCCGCGCTGGCCGGCAGCCTGCAAAGCGTGTTCAGCGGCGCCGCGTCGGCGCCGCGCGCGGCCCCGGCGGCTCCGCCCCACAAGGGGACGCCCACCCACTGATGCATCATCGCCCGCGGCAACAAGGGCACGATCTCGACAGCCGCCGAGCGCAGAGCGGCCGCGGCCGCGCGAAGCGGACGGCGGCTGCCCATGCAGCGCACCGGCGCACAGACGAGCACGCTCAGGCGCAGTGGTCGCGCCTGCCATTGGTGCGGCGGCTGCCCGTGTGCAGGGCGGGCGCCACGCCCAGGCCGGCGAGGATCTGCAGCAGATCTTTCAGCTCAAACGGCTTGCGCAGGTAGGCGTCGGCAGGCGCGCCCGTGGGGTCCACGGCGCTCATGGCCACGATGGGAATGCCGGCGGTTTCCGCGTCGCGGCGCAACTGCCGCGTCAGATCCCAGCCGTTCAGCCGCGGCATCATCAGGTCGGTCACGACACAGGCCGGCCGCTCCCGCGCGATTGCGTCGAGGGCGGCCGTGCCGTCGCGCGCGGAGGCGACCCGGTAACCCTGTTCCTCCAGCGCGTAGCAAAGGAACTCGACGATGCCGGCTTCGTCGTCGACGACGAGCACCAGCGCCTGCGCCAGCGCTACGGCCGGCCGGCGCGTGGCCGGCCGCGCATGGCTGCCTGCCGAACGAGCTGCTCCAACTTCGGACGCTGCGTGCACCGTTACGCTTCGCATTCCGCCGGCCCGCGCGCCGCCCGCCACCGGGGCCGCGCTCAGGCTGTCAGCACTTACGCTAACCGAGCGCCACCGCGCGTTCGATACTCCCTTCGGCCTCCGCTGCCCGATATCGTCTACTCCGATGATCGGCAGTTGACCGCTTATTGTGGAGAGCCACACGACTTACGCGAGCGACTGCGCAAGCCGCCGCGCCGCCTCCAGCTCAGCGGCGGACTCGGACGCGGGCCAGGCCGCCAGTGTGCGATCGATCGCCGTCCGCGCCTCGTCTGCCACACCAAGCCCGACCTGGACCCGCGCCATGCGATAGAAGTCGCGCGGCGCCGGCCGCCGGTCCAGGCGCTCGCGCAGGCGGCGCTCGGCGGCCTCGAAGCGGCCGGCGCGCAGCAGCGCCTCCAGCAACGTGTCGTGGAAGACCTCGCGCTGCGCCTTGCTGCCGCCGACGAGGTAGATGCGCTCCTCAATGGGCTCGATCCGGTCGGCGGCGCCCGCGTAGTCGCCCTGGGCGAACGCCAGCAGCCCGTGCATCAACGGCAGCGCCACCTCGGCCGCGGCATGGCCGCGCGCGGCGCGCGCCTGGAAGCTTTCCAGCAATCGGTCCAATGCCCCCAGTTCTCCCGTGGCCGCCAGCGCCATGCCGTGGTGCAGGTCCGCGAAGATCATGCCGGGCGGCGCCGCGCGCTGCGCCGCGATCCGGCCT
This genomic stretch from Dehalococcoidia bacterium harbors:
- a CDS encoding response regulator — encoded protein: MHAASEVGAARSAGSHARPATRRPAVALAQALVLVVDDEAGIVEFLCYALEEQGYRVASARDGTAALDAIARERPACVVTDLMMPRLNGWDLTRQLRRDAETAGIPIVAMSAVDPTGAPADAYLRKPFELKDLLQILAGLGVAPALHTGSRRTNGRRDHCA